The genomic region TGTCCGCGCATGACGGTCAGCGTGATGGTTTCGCCCGGTTGGCTTTCGTGCATCAGCCGCGTAATAAACTCTTCCATGGAATGCACCGGCTGGCCGTTGAAGGCGACAATTACGTCGCCGCCGGCGCGAAACTGGCGGTTGTTGATTTCGAGCAATGTGTTCGCGCCTCGCAAACCGGCTTGTTCAGCCGGCGACCCCGTGAGCACCTGAATCACGTAAACGCCCGTCTCGGGCAAGCCCAAAATCGTGCTCATTTCGGGGTCCACTGTTTCACCTGCGAAGCCAAGCCACGGATAGGCGTGTTCACCGGTTGTCAGAATGTCATCCACGATTTTGGCCACAACGGTGATGGGCAACGCATACGTGCGTGTGATAGTCGCTGTTGCCAGCGGCATGCTTCGCAGGGAAACCCCCGCCAGCCGGTATTCGCCATCGAACACCCCCACGTTGGAGATGTGCGCCAATGGCTGTTGGACGGCAATCACCATTGCATCGGGAAAGGGCACAGAATAGCCATTGTGCGTTTCAACCCGAGCAACGGCGCTTACGCGCTCAACCTCGCCGACGACCATCTGGGTCTGACCGTTGACGCGGTTGAGCATGTAGACCTGCTCGCCTCTGGCAAGAGGGCGTGTGCGTTTGGGTACGGCTTGCCC from Ardenticatena maritima harbors:
- a CDS encoding S1C family serine protease, which encodes MFERLDTWTNKIPLNVRLGVVALVGVTTLSLALQSFIWPLMATPSTLAPINDAANVYDAEWHDLLANAVFDIALDGDSEQHTAVLWNNDGYLLVPAHAIADCRMLNMTLPNGNRVRGRVVGYDLISNIGVIAIEESQQLGQAVPKRTRPLARGEQVYMLNRVNGQTQMVVGEVERVSAVARVETHNGYSVPFPDAMVIAVQQPLAHISNVGVFDGEYRLAGVSLRSMPLATATITRTYALPITVVAKIVDDILTTGEHAYPWLGFAGETVDPEMSTILGLPETGVYVIQVLTGSPAEQAGLRGANTLLEINNRQFRAGGDVIVAFNGQPVHSMEEFITRLMHESQPGETITLTVMRGQTQKTLTVVVGKRPDEMFLH